The following coding sequences are from one Terriglobales bacterium window:
- a CDS encoding ABC transporter ATP-binding protein, translated as MLRVENLKKVFRSGRSDLVLFENLSFRVRKGEMLAIVGESGAGKSTLLHIMGALDTPSAGDVYCAAMQLRSLSDDAAAEFRNNRIGFVWQFHYLLPEFTAVENVAMPLLMRGRDKSEAEREALGWLREVGLEERAHHRSGELSGGEQQRVALARALITRPQLLMADEPTGDLDAKTAEAVFELIARLHREHQLTSLIVTHNMDFARRCDRVLRLAGGRVEELRPESLPA; from the coding sequence ATGCTGCGGGTCGAGAACCTCAAGAAGGTCTTCCGCAGCGGCAGGTCAGACCTGGTGCTCTTTGAAAACCTGTCCTTCCGGGTACGGAAGGGAGAGATGCTGGCGATCGTGGGGGAAAGCGGCGCGGGCAAGAGTACCTTGCTGCACATCATGGGAGCTCTTGATACCCCGTCCGCAGGCGACGTATACTGCGCCGCAATGCAGCTGCGATCGCTTTCCGACGATGCCGCGGCGGAATTCCGAAACAATCGAATAGGGTTCGTCTGGCAGTTCCACTACCTGCTGCCGGAATTCACCGCGGTGGAGAACGTCGCGATGCCGCTGTTGATGCGGGGCCGCGACAAGTCGGAGGCCGAACGCGAGGCGCTCGGGTGGTTGCGCGAAGTCGGGCTGGAAGAGCGCGCGCACCATCGTTCGGGCGAGTTGAGCGGGGGCGAGCAGCAGCGCGTCGCGCTGGCGCGCGCGCTCATCACCAGGCCGCAGCTGCTGATGGCCGACGAGCCGACCGGCGACCTGGACGCGAAGACCGCCGAAGCCGTATTCGAGCTGATCGCGCGGCTGCATCGCGAGCATCAGCTCACCTCCCTCATCGTCACCCACAACATGGATTTCGCCCGGCGCTGCGACCGCGTGTTGCGCCTGGCGGGCGGGCGCGTGGAGGAGTTGCGGCCGGAAAGTTTGCCGGCGTAG